One segment of Peromyscus leucopus breed LL Stock chromosome 5, UCI_PerLeu_2.1, whole genome shotgun sequence DNA contains the following:
- the Kcng4 gene encoding potassium voltage-gated channel subfamily G member 4: protein MPGREQAGDTLPKTSDKGARCSLAPQSVAMPTSSRDRHLRPGHHHFGSCSPLSQLWPGPEPPQSVKGLYYRRARKVGTLDASPEADLKKEILVNVGGRRYLLPWSTLDAFPLSRLSRLRLCRSYEEITQLCDDYDENSQEFFFDRSPSAFGVIVSFLAAGKLVLLREMCALSFREELSYWGIEEANLERCCLRKLMKKLEEVAELRREEAMQRQQQRQTCHSEVHASRWARSMNQLREMVEDPQSGLPGKVFACLSILFVATTAVSLCVSTMPDFRAEEDKGECTRKCYYIFVVETICVAWFSLEFCLRFAQARNKCQFFRGPLNVIDILAISPYYVSLVVSEESPEAGERLSGSSYLEKVGLVLRVLRALRILYVMRLARHSLGLQTLGLTVRRCAREFGLLLLFLGVAVTLFSPLVYVAENESGRVLEFTSIPASYWWAIISMTTVGYGDMVPRSVPGQMVALSSILSGILIMAFPATSIFHTFSHSYLELKREQEQVQARLRRLQNTNSASERELLSDVDDLVPEGLGSPVRYV, encoded by the exons ATGCCCGGCAGAGAACAGGCTGGGGACACACTTCCTAAGACAAGCG ACAAGGGAGCCCGCTGCTCCCTGGCCCCGCAGTCTGTGGCAATGCCCACGTCTTCCAGAGACAGGCACCTGCGTCCTGGACACCATCACTTTGGCTCCTGCAGCCCCTTGAGCCAGCTCTGGCCTGGTCCAGAGCCTCCTCAGTCAGTCAAGGGCCTTTACTACCGCCGGGCCCGGAAGGTGGGCACCCTGGACGCCTCTCCAGAGGCCGACTTGAAGAAGGAGATCCTGGTGAACGTGGGTGGCCGTCGGTACCTGCTGCCCTGGAGCACCCTGGATGCCTTCCCGCTGAGCCGCTTGAGCAGGCTCCGTCTGTGTCGCAGCTACGAGGAGATCACACAGCTCTGTGATGACTATGATGAGAACAGCCAGGAGTTCTTCTTTGACCGGAGCCCCAGCGCTTTCGGGGTGATTGTGAGCTTCCTGGCCGCGGGAAAGCTGGTGCTCCTGCGGGAGATGTGCGCGCTGTCCTTCCGGGAGGAGCTGAGCTACTGGGGCATCGAGGAAGCCAACCTGGAACGCTGCTGCCTGCGCAAGCTCATGAAGAAGCTGGAGGAGGTGGCCGAGCTGCGGCGGGAGGAGGCGATGCAGCGCCAGCAGCAGCGCCAGACCTGCCACTCGGAAGTGCACGCTTCACGGTGGGCCCGCAGCATGAACCAGCTGCGAGAGATGGTGGAGGACCCGCAGTCAGGGCTGCCTGGGAAAGTCTTTGCCTGCCTGTCCATTCTCTTCGTGGCCACCACGGCTGTCAGTCTGTGTGTGAGCACCATGCCAGACTTCAGGGCGGAGGAGGACAAG GGAGAATGCACGAGAAAGTGCTACTACATCTTCGTGGTGGAGACCATCTGTGTGGCCTGGTTCTCCCTGGAGTTCTGTCTGCGTTTTGCCCAGGCCCGGAACAAATGTCAGTTCTTCCGCGGGCCCCTGAATGTCATCGACATTCTGGCCATCTCTCCATACTACGTGTCTCTTGTGGTGTCTGAGGAGTCCCCGGAGGCAGGCGAGAGGCTGAGCGGCAGCTCCTACCTGGAGAAAGTGGGGCTGGTCCTGCGTGTTTTGCGGGCGCTCCGCATCCTCTACGTGATGCGCCTGGCCCGCCACTCGCTGGGGCTGCAGACGCTGGGCCTCACCGTACGCCGCTGTGCCAGGGAGTTTGGCCTTCTGCTGCTCTTCCTGGGTGTGGCGGTCACCCTCTTCTCCCCTTTAGTCTACGTGGCCGAGAATGAGTCCGGAAGGGTCCTCGAGTTCACCAGCATCCCCGCATCCTACTGGTGGGCCATCATCTCCATGACCACGGTGGGTTATGGGGACATGGTCCCTCGCAGTGTGCCGGGCCAGATGGTGGCTCTGAGCAGCATCCTTAGCGGTATCCTCATCATGGCCTTCCCAGCCACATCCATCTTTCACACCTTCTCCCATTCCTACCTGGAGCTGAAGCGGGAGCAGGAGCAGGTCCAGGCCCGCCTCCGGCGTCTTCAGAACACAAACTCGGCCAGCGAAAGGGAGCTTCTGAGCGACGTGGATGATCTGGTCCCTGAGGGCCTGGGCTCCCCTGTACGCTACGTGTAA